In the genome of uncultured Campylobacter sp., the window AGTGAAAATATCTGCTTTCAAACCGAGGTCAGCAGTAGGAATTTTGCTCTAAATTTAGGAAGCGATCAAAAGATTTTCGATTTCGTCATTAGCATAGGCGGCGTAACATATCTGATCGAGGCGAATTTTTACGGCACGGGCGGCTCGAAGCTAAATGAAGTCGCAAGGTCTTATATCGAAATAGCACAAAAGATCGCGCTTTGTGGCGGATTTAAATTTATCTGGATAACCGACGGACAGGGGTGGCTGGCGGCTAAAAACAAACTGGAAGAAGCCTACAAAAGCGTTAAAATTTATAATCTCGCCACGCTTTATTACTTTATAAAAGAGCTTAAAAATGTTTAAGTTAGCCGATGATTTTAAGCTTTTTAAAGGCGATTGCTTCAATATTTTGCCTAAATTTAAAGGCGAGTTTGACCTCATTTTTGCCGATCCGCCCTATTTTCTCTCAAACGATGGACTCAGTATTCAAAACGGGCAAATCGTAAGCGTAAACAAGGGCGAGTGGGACAAAAGCTACGGTATCGACGAGATAGATAAATTTAATCTCGAATGGCTCGCGCTCGCCAAAGATGCACTCGCAAACAACGGCAGCGTAATGATAAGCGGGACGTATCATAATATATTTTCAATCGGTCGGGCGCTGCAAAAGCTGGACTATAAAATTCTAAACGTCATCACGTGGGCGAAGACCAATCCGCCGCCGAATTTTAGCTGCCGCTATCTCACGCACGGCTCGGAGCAGATCATCTGGGCAAGAAAAAGTGAGAAATTTAAGCATATTTTCAACTACGAGCTAATGAAAAAGCTAAACGGCAACAAGCAGATGCGCGACGTATGGAGCTTGCCCGCGATCGCACCGTGGGAGAAGGCGTGCGGCAAACATCCGACGCAAAAACCGCTGCCGCTTTTGGTGCGGTTAATCTTAATGGCGAGCACTCAAAATAGCGTCGTTTGTGATCCTTTTGCAGGCTCTGCGACGACCGGCGTAGCTGCGAATTTACTAGGACGAAAATTTGTAGGTATCGAAAAAGAGGACGAGTTTATAGATATCGCCGTAAAACGCAAACGCGATCTGGACGCGAATTTCGCCAAATTTAGGCGAAAGATTGTGGATTTGCGACTATTAGAACAAGAGAG includes:
- a CDS encoding DpnII family type II restriction endonuclease, producing SENICFQTEVSSRNFALNLGSDQKIFDFVISIGGVTYLIEANFYGTGGSKLNEVARSYIEIAQKIALCGGFKFIWITDGQGWLAAKNKLEEAYKSVKIYNLATLYYFIKELKNV
- a CDS encoding site-specific DNA-methyltransferase, with protein sequence MFKLADDFKLFKGDCFNILPKFKGEFDLIFADPPYFLSNDGLSIQNGQIVSVNKGEWDKSYGIDEIDKFNLEWLALAKDALANNGSVMISGTYHNIFSIGRALQKLDYKILNVITWAKTNPPPNFSCRYLTHGSEQIIWARKSEKFKHIFNYELMKKLNGNKQMRDVWSLPAIAPWEKACGKHPTQKPLPLLVRLILMASTQNSVVCDPFAGSATTGVAANLLGRKFVGIEKEDEFIDIAVKRKRDLDANFAKFRRKIVDLRLLEQESLKF